A stretch of the Arachis stenosperma cultivar V10309 chromosome 6, arast.V10309.gnm1.PFL2, whole genome shotgun sequence genome encodes the following:
- the LOC130934888 gene encoding uncharacterized protein LOC130934888: MDDRVVLKIYYYGQILLQTYEGVQFVCENPLDVVIPFTLSFEELKGVICEKISTQRCRRISCILYRYPLPVFGGFVQFQTKYVMDEASMQEMFSMYMENRHRISCIELYIEFEQSEADRNIELEDYNSESEDEFESNYEIVGPGEDEEEAVGDMNADVAEVANALTNPHPFQEPSFMRSLDLGAMHASEFPEYMNTAPPVVADGEFTVGMEFSSREAVIKAMKDYTIRRGVDYRVYESEPTTFYAKCIEYGNGCDWLIRVTKMQKKYCWEIRRYNGSHTCTRSTISQDHSKLDSKTVAEAIKPLVEVDPSIKVKSVIADIQSKFNYTISYRKAWLAKQQAVESIFGSWEASYEALPIWFEAMCHKEPSAVVHFETMPAYQGDDLVPDIRVLHRVFWSYYPCIRAFRHCKPVVQGFNFSTIL, translated from the exons ATGGATGATAGAGTTGTATTGAAGATTTATTACTACGGGCAGATCTTATTACAAACATATGAGGGAGTTCAATTCGTGTGTGAAAATCCATTAGATGTTGTTATTCCATTCACATTGTCATTTGAGGAGTTGAAAGGTGTGATTTGTGAGAAGATAAGCACGCAAAGATGTAGGAGAATATCGTGTATATTGTACAGGTATCCTTTACCTGTGTTTGGCGGGTTTGTTCAATTTCAAACCAAGTATGTGATGGACGAAGCGAGTATGCAGGAAATGTTTTCAATGTACATGGAAAATCGCCACCGAATATCGTGCATCGAGTTATATATTGAGTTTGAGCAATCTGAAGCAGACCGTAACATTGAGTTGGAAGATTATAATAGTGAAAgcgaagatgaatttgaaagtaaCTATGAGATCGTCGGTCCAGGCGAGGACGAAGAAGAAGCTGTTGGCGACATGAACGCAGATGTGGCGGAAGTTGCAAATGCACTAACAAACCCGCATCCGTTTCAAGAGCCTTCTTTCATGCGGTCGTTGGATTTAGGGGCTATGCACGCATCGGAGTTTCCGGAATATATGAATACAG CCCCTCCTGTTGTGGCGGATGGTGAGTTCACAGTGGGGATGGAATTCAGCTCAAGGGAGGCAGTAATCAAGGCAATGAAAGATTATACCATCCGGAGAGGTGTGGACTATCGGGTATATGAGTCGGAACCGACGACATTCTATGCCAAATGTATAGAATATGGGAATGGTTGTGACTGGTTGATCCGGGTAACCAAAATGCAGAAGAAGTACTGTTGGGAGATAAGGAGGTACAATGGAAGTCATACCTGTACCAGGTCTACTATTTCTCAAGACCATTCGAAGCTGGATTCCAAGACAGTTGCGGAAGCAATAAAGCCGTTGGTAGAGGTTGACCCGTCTATAAAGGTAAAATCTGTAATTGCTGATATCCAGTCAAAGTTTAACTACACCATCAGTTATCGCAAGGCTTGGTTAGCAAAGCAGCAGGCGGTCGAATCAATTTTCGGAAGTTGGGAAGCATCGTATGAAGCTTTGCCGATATGGTTTGAGGCCATGTGCCACAAAGAGCCATCAGCAGTGGTTCACTTTGAAACAATGCCAGCTTACCAGGGGGATGATTTGGTTCCTGATATACGTGTTCTACATAGAGTCTTCTGGAGTTATTACCCCTGTATAAGGGCCTTCAGACACTGCAAGCCAGTGGTGCAG